One region of Salinibacterium sp. TMP30 genomic DNA includes:
- a CDS encoding PaaX family transcriptional regulator C-terminal domain-containing protein, with product MILDDFDSRPGSATSLLRTFVGSQLRQLGGWISSAQLVRIMEALGVPANGARSAIARVKSKGLLVPEVVNGQPGYRVHGDAVPMLESGDRRIFSFRQQREDDNWCLISFSIPESRRDARHQLRRRLGWIGCGTVATGLWICPASLKDEVLAILEDLDLQECATLFIAGSPETDRPLSDAAAQWWDLDRLRELHERFLAQHSAQVGPAASDAEAFARYIHALDQWRVIPYLDPGLPNSALPSGWPGQASLELFGRISRSLAARAHAFARSSVR from the coding sequence GTGATTCTGGATGACTTCGACTCCCGACCGGGGAGCGCTACCTCACTGCTGCGCACCTTTGTTGGCTCGCAGTTGCGCCAGTTGGGCGGCTGGATCTCGTCGGCGCAGCTTGTGCGCATCATGGAGGCATTGGGAGTTCCGGCCAATGGCGCTCGCAGTGCGATCGCTCGAGTCAAGTCGAAGGGTTTGCTCGTTCCTGAGGTTGTCAACGGTCAGCCGGGGTATCGGGTGCATGGTGACGCGGTGCCCATGCTCGAAAGTGGTGACCGCCGCATTTTCAGTTTTCGACAACAGCGCGAAGACGATAACTGGTGTTTGATCTCGTTTTCCATTCCTGAGTCGCGCCGGGATGCACGTCACCAGTTGCGCCGACGGCTGGGCTGGATCGGCTGTGGAACCGTCGCAACGGGTCTCTGGATTTGCCCGGCATCGCTCAAGGATGAGGTTCTTGCGATTCTTGAAGACCTCGATCTGCAGGAATGCGCAACGCTGTTCATCGCAGGAAGCCCTGAAACAGACCGCCCGCTGTCGGATGCCGCAGCTCAGTGGTGGGATCTGGATCGCTTGCGCGAATTGCATGAGCGTTTCCTCGCACAGCACTCCGCTCAGGTGGGCCCGGCCGCGAGCGACGCCGAAGCCTTCGCTCGCTACATTCATGCTCTTGATCAGTGGCGAGTGATCCCGTATCTCGATCCTGGGTTGCCGAACTCGGCGCTTCCGTCGGGGTGGCCCGGCCAGGCGAGTCTGGAACTCTTTGGGCGCATCTCCCGCTCGTTGGCTGCACGTGCACACGCTTTCGCGCGCTCCTCTGTGCGCTAG
- a CDS encoding aminotransferase class V-fold PLP-dependent enzyme, with the protein MNTTPDAATKDAVDPLAAFPAKFVRSPEVRAYLDGNSLGRPTTASAEQLASFVNDQWGGRLIRGWDESWYELPLTLGDRLGRAVLGAAPGQTFIGDSTTVILYKLIRAALTARPDRSEIVIDTGNFPTDRYLVEGIADELGKTLRWVDPPIDGGVTADQLRAVLTESTAIVVISHVAYRSGHLADMPGITALVHEVGALVLWDTCHSAGVVETELDEWGVDLAVGCTYKYLNGGPGSPAYGYVRAEHIESMTQPIQGWMGSSTPFEMGPGYAPHHGIRRFISGTPSIIGSLAMQDMLGLIEQASIPAIRAKSVALTEFALELVDELLVPLGVTVSSPRNSDERGSHITIDHESFGRVNAELWKQGIIPDFRRPHGIRLGLSPLSTTFAEVQLGIEAIHAAMVK; encoded by the coding sequence ATGAATACCACACCCGATGCGGCAACCAAGGATGCCGTTGACCCGCTTGCCGCCTTCCCCGCCAAGTTTGTGCGTTCCCCCGAAGTGCGCGCCTACCTCGACGGCAACTCACTGGGCCGCCCAACCACCGCGAGCGCAGAACAATTAGCATCCTTCGTTAACGACCAGTGGGGTGGTCGCCTCATCCGCGGCTGGGACGAATCATGGTACGAACTGCCGTTGACTCTCGGCGACCGACTCGGCCGCGCAGTGCTTGGCGCAGCGCCCGGGCAAACGTTTATCGGCGACTCCACCACGGTCATCCTGTACAAACTGATCCGCGCCGCACTCACAGCACGACCCGATCGCAGCGAAATTGTCATCGACACCGGCAACTTTCCCACCGACCGCTATCTCGTCGAAGGAATTGCCGACGAACTCGGCAAAACGCTGCGGTGGGTCGACCCGCCCATCGACGGGGGAGTAACCGCCGACCAGCTGCGCGCGGTCCTCACCGAGAGCACCGCCATCGTCGTCATCAGCCATGTCGCCTACCGCTCCGGACACCTCGCTGACATGCCCGGCATCACCGCGCTCGTTCACGAAGTGGGTGCGCTCGTACTCTGGGATACCTGTCACTCCGCCGGAGTTGTCGAAACCGAACTCGACGAGTGGGGTGTCGACCTCGCCGTCGGGTGCACCTACAAATACCTCAACGGTGGGCCAGGCTCCCCCGCCTACGGGTATGTGCGCGCAGAACACATCGAGAGCATGACCCAACCAATCCAGGGGTGGATGGGCAGCAGCACTCCCTTCGAAATGGGGCCAGGCTATGCGCCGCACCACGGCATCCGTCGCTTCATCAGTGGCACGCCGTCGATTATTGGATCCCTTGCCATGCAAGACATGCTGGGACTCATCGAGCAGGCCAGCATTCCTGCGATTCGCGCAAAGTCTGTCGCGCTCACCGAATTCGCGCTTGAACTGGTCGACGAATTGCTCGTTCCGCTCGGCGTCACCGTGAGCTCACCGCGCAATTCCGATGAGCGTGGCAGCCACATCACGATCGACCACGAGAGTTTCGGCCGCGTCAACGCCGAACTGTGGAAACAGGGGATCATTCCTGACTTTCGCCGGCCCCACGGCATCCGCTTGGGGCTATCACCGCTGAGCACCACCTTCGCCGAAGTGCAGTTGGGGATCGAAGCAATTCACGCAGCCATGGTGAAGTAG
- a CDS encoding amidohydrolase, protein MTEPVGAASVDYAIDAYWERGWHGPAIVRVTPSSITVLPDAPTADHHNSGARHLPGVLLPGFRDSHVHLGLIEPRSLIAGGLAAVDDLGGDPGRLIEWASDNMVPALRYAGAFITAPGGYPATRAWAATLSVCEVSTPEQAIAVVAEQVAAGASLIKVTLNTDDGPVIADETLDAVVEYSHSRGCEVVAHAQGIGQAQRAFDAGVDRLAHTPWSERLDDALIETMAQSDPRFLGGRHSWVSTLDIHGYGQRGIDCDIASDNLRRFHLAGGIVRYGTDLGNGDLPPGLNQRELVALQDAGVRNDALLRALCLPSLGSTVSYLPTVPDADTDLAQWLMTATVLTAPELMRTR, encoded by the coding sequence GTGACAGAGCCCGTCGGCGCGGCAAGCGTCGACTATGCGATTGATGCGTACTGGGAGCGCGGCTGGCATGGTCCGGCCATTGTGCGGGTTACGCCATCCTCAATTACGGTACTTCCGGATGCCCCAACCGCCGATCACCACAACTCTGGTGCGCGCCACCTCCCGGGAGTGCTGCTTCCGGGCTTTCGTGACTCGCACGTGCATCTCGGGCTGATCGAGCCGCGTAGCCTCATCGCGGGCGGCCTTGCTGCGGTTGATGACCTGGGCGGAGACCCTGGCCGTCTTATCGAATGGGCGAGCGACAACATGGTTCCTGCGCTGCGCTATGCGGGGGCATTCATTACGGCACCCGGCGGCTACCCTGCTACTCGCGCGTGGGCCGCAACACTCTCGGTGTGCGAAGTGTCAACGCCAGAGCAAGCGATCGCGGTTGTGGCTGAGCAAGTAGCTGCGGGGGCATCCCTCATCAAAGTCACGCTGAATACCGATGATGGTCCGGTCATCGCCGATGAGACGTTGGATGCCGTGGTCGAGTACTCGCACAGCAGAGGCTGCGAAGTTGTCGCGCACGCGCAAGGAATCGGCCAGGCACAGCGAGCCTTCGATGCCGGTGTTGATCGTCTCGCCCACACACCGTGGTCGGAACGTCTCGATGACGCCCTCATTGAGACGATGGCGCAGAGCGATCCACGTTTCTTGGGTGGGCGCCACTCCTGGGTCAGCACCCTCGACATCCACGGCTACGGTCAACGCGGTATCGACTGTGACATCGCCAGCGACAACCTGCGACGGTTCCACCTCGCCGGGGGAATCGTGCGGTACGGCACCGACCTCGGCAATGGCGATCTTCCGCCGGGACTCAACCAGCGCGAGCTTGTCGCCCTGCAGGATGCCGGGGTGCGTAACGACGCTCTCCTTCGAGCGCTCTGCCTTCCGAGCCTCGGCAGCACCGTGAGCTACCTTCCGACCGTTCCCGACGCTGATACCGATCTTGCCCAATGGCTGATGACCGCAACTGTACTGACCGCACCCGAACTAATGAGGACCCGATGA
- the kynA gene encoding tryptophan 2,3-dioxygenase: MSDTHNERALEDDIVTDFSERMSYGSYLELDQLLSAQTTQSKPEHHDEMLFIIQHQTTELWLKLVIHELTSARDLIANDNLSIALKRIARVKHIQRTLTEQWSVLATLTPSEYSQFRDYLGSSSGFQSHQYRAVEFLLGNKNAGMLKVFESQPEAHALLSTLLAEPSVYDEFLRYLARHGYDIPAAVLNRDVTRGYEQNDDLIDTFRHIYDNESEHWLAYEACEEFVDLEDNFQLWRFRHMKTVMRIIGMKRGTGGSSGVGFLQKALDLTFFPELFAVRTEIGRS, translated from the coding sequence ATGTCGGATACTCACAACGAACGCGCCCTCGAAGACGATATTGTTACCGACTTCAGTGAGCGGATGTCGTACGGTTCCTACCTAGAACTCGACCAGCTACTCAGCGCGCAAACCACGCAGAGCAAGCCTGAGCATCACGACGAGATGCTGTTCATCATCCAACATCAGACCACCGAGCTGTGGCTCAAACTGGTGATCCACGAACTGACTTCGGCCCGCGATCTGATCGCCAACGACAACCTCTCTATTGCGCTCAAGCGCATTGCGCGCGTCAAGCACATCCAGCGCACTCTCACCGAGCAGTGGTCAGTGCTTGCGACCCTGACGCCCAGTGAGTATTCGCAGTTCCGTGACTACTTAGGTAGCTCATCCGGATTCCAGTCGCACCAGTACCGCGCGGTTGAGTTTCTGCTCGGCAACAAGAACGCCGGCATGCTCAAGGTCTTCGAATCTCAGCCCGAAGCGCACGCCCTGCTCAGCACACTGCTGGCCGAGCCCAGCGTCTACGACGAGTTTCTCCGCTACCTTGCCCGGCACGGCTACGACATCCCGGCAGCCGTACTCAACCGCGATGTCACGCGCGGCTACGAGCAGAACGATGACCTCATCGACACGTTCCGCCACATTTACGACAACGAGAGCGAACACTGGCTCGCCTACGAAGCGTGCGAAGAATTCGTTGACCTCGAAGACAACTTTCAGCTGTGGCGCTTCCGCCACATGAAAACAGTCATGCGCATCATCGGCATGAAGCGTGGCACCGGCGGGTCAAGCGGTGTCGGCTTCTTGCAGAAAGCACTCGATCTCACCTTCTTCCCTGAACTATTCGCTGTGCGCACCGAGATTGGGCGTTCGTGA
- a CDS encoding PGPGW domain-containing protein: MNDKPSAAARAGSALGHVASSAARGTRAAIRKNPTSNRVYRTTIGVVGGTTVVLGIALIPLPGPGSLITVGGLALLGTEFEAAKRASGKANALARKALAAANEKRKRRAETGFAKGTHSGDSSGSDHRIRT; encoded by the coding sequence ATGAACGACAAACCATCAGCCGCGGCGCGTGCCGGTTCCGCACTGGGACACGTGGCGAGTTCTGCGGCCCGTGGAACGCGCGCCGCGATCCGTAAAAACCCGACTTCGAATCGCGTCTACCGTACGACGATCGGTGTCGTCGGCGGTACGACCGTCGTGCTTGGCATAGCGCTGATTCCCTTGCCGGGGCCGGGCTCCCTCATCACGGTGGGCGGTCTCGCCCTTCTCGGAACAGAGTTTGAGGCGGCAAAGAGAGCCAGCGGCAAGGCTAACGCTCTCGCGCGCAAGGCCCTCGCTGCTGCGAACGAGAAGCGCAAGCGCCGGGCAGAAACTGGTTTCGCAAAGGGAACCCATAGCGGCGATTCATCAGGGTCTGACCATAGAATTCGAACATGA